The Triticum aestivum cultivar Chinese Spring chromosome 7B, IWGSC CS RefSeq v2.1, whole genome shotgun sequence genome window below encodes:
- the LOC123159079 gene encoding secretory carrier-associated membrane protein 5 isoform X1 has protein sequence MSPSTYPLEDENVNPTANWKLSAPAPAKKSWIPAGFGGSGKHDATIDIPLYDPKKREQELLSWEEDLKRRERDIIQRENAMNRAGVTIEVKNWPPFFPVIHHDIANEIPTHAHQLQYSAFASWLGIVVCLSWNVFAVLVESIHGEDIVLFLLAIIYAAFGCPLSYILWYRPLYQAMRTDSVVTFAQFFVFYSVHVGFCVIAAIAPPIIFMGKTLTGILVAIDVLNTDMFVGVLYLIGFVLFTAESLISIWVLERVYIYFRGHR, from the exons ATGTCTCCTAGCACCTATCCGCTCGAAGACGAGAATGTCAATCCTACCGCG AATTGGAAATTATCAGCACCAGCTCCAGCAAAGAAATCATGGATCCCAGCGGGCTTTGGAGGCAGTGGCAAGCATGACGCCACCATCGACATACCATTATAT GATCCGAAGAAGCGGGAGCAAGAGCTCTTATCATGGGAGGAGGATTTGAAGAGGAGGGAGCGG GATATCATACAGAGGGAGAATGCAATGAACAGAG CTGGTGTCACCATCGAAGTGAAAAATTGGCCACCATTCTTTCCCGTCATACATCATGACATAGCCAATGAAATACCAACCCATGCTCACCAGTTGCAATATTCAGCATTTGCTAGCTGGCTAG GAATTGTTGTATGTCTCAGTTGGAATGTATTTGCTGTCTTAGTTGAATCAATTCACGGGGAAG ATATTGTTCTTTTTCTCCTTGCCATCATCTATGCGGCATTTGGATGTCCTCTTTCATACATCCTATGGTACAGACCTCTGTACCAGGCCATGAG AACTGATAGCGTGGTGACATTTGCCCAGTTTTTCGTCTTCTACTCG GTGCATGTTGGATTTTGTGTTATTGCTGCAATTGCTCCGCCGATAATATTCATGGGGAAAACTCTTAC GGGAATTCTTGTGGCTATCGATGTTTTAAACACGGATATGTTTGTCGGG GTACTTTATCTAATTGGATTTGTATTGTTCACGGCGGAATCTCTTATAAGCATTTGGGTGCTTGAG AGAGTATACATATATTTTCGAGGGCACAGGTGA
- the LOC123159079 gene encoding secretory carrier-associated membrane protein 6 isoform X2 has translation MSPSTYPLEDENVNPTANWKLSAPAPAKKSWIPAGFGGSGKHDATIDIPLYDPKKREQELLSWEEDLKRRERDIIQRENAMNRAGVTIEVKNWPPFFPVIHHDIANEIPTHAHQLQYSAFASWLGIVVCLSWNVFAVLVESIHGEGACWILCYCCNCSADNIHGENSYGNSCGYRCFKHGYVCRAMQVLYLIGFVLFTAESLISIWVLERVYIYFRGHR, from the exons ATGTCTCCTAGCACCTATCCGCTCGAAGACGAGAATGTCAATCCTACCGCG AATTGGAAATTATCAGCACCAGCTCCAGCAAAGAAATCATGGATCCCAGCGGGCTTTGGAGGCAGTGGCAAGCATGACGCCACCATCGACATACCATTATAT GATCCGAAGAAGCGGGAGCAAGAGCTCTTATCATGGGAGGAGGATTTGAAGAGGAGGGAGCGG GATATCATACAGAGGGAGAATGCAATGAACAGAG CTGGTGTCACCATCGAAGTGAAAAATTGGCCACCATTCTTTCCCGTCATACATCATGACATAGCCAATGAAATACCAACCCATGCTCACCAGTTGCAATATTCAGCATTTGCTAGCTGGCTAG GAATTGTTGTATGTCTCAGTTGGAATGTATTTGCTGTCTTAGTTGAATCAATTCACGGGGAAG GTGCATGTTGGATTTTGTGTTATTGCTGCAATTGCTCCGCCGATAATATTCATGGGGAAAACTCTTAC GGGAATTCTTGTGGCTATCGATGTTTTAAACACGGATATGTTTGTCGGG CAATGCAGGTACTTTATCTAATTGGATTTGTATTGTTCACGGCGGAATCTCTTATAAGCATTTGGGTGCTTGAG AGAGTATACATATATTTTCGAGGGCACAGGTGA